TCCCTCCAATCTGGTTCGAAAAGTATTTGCAGATCTTCGGGAATTCGGCAGCGTAAAACGAGCCATTCTGGGCGTGCGAATTGATGACGTCACCGACGCCATGGCCCGGGAAATGAGACTCCCCTCCCCTACCGGCGTATTTATCAGCGATGTCACAGCGGGCAGCAGCGCACAACAAGCGGGATTAAAGGCCGGCGATGT
The Candidatus Hydrogenedentota bacterium genome window above contains:
- a CDS encoding PDZ domain-containing protein, with the protein product PSNLVRKVFADLREFGSVKRAILGVRIDDVTDAMAREMRLPSPTGVFISDVTAGSSAQQAGLKAGDVIISINSVRTGSVPELQEQIALYRPGDRISLEYIRDGKKITKENLELKGLDRTASTFRR